A stretch of Brachyhypopomus gauderio isolate BG-103 unplaced genomic scaffold, BGAUD_0.2 sc167, whole genome shotgun sequence DNA encodes these proteins:
- the rhobtb3 gene encoding rho-related BTB domain-containing protein 3 isoform X2: MSIHIVALGSECPGGVGPGEEPAGPGQLQGGLLWNYLGHGARELDPTSTTPSRHSLNPAFMEYQSRVFGDVIVMVRDCSSWDLLDSDWASVRNVLEQADIVVIKYSVNDKLAFQQVRNGYAPRLRPLLRHWGMPVILVAVGARLNDDGPPCTCPLCASDWTSCVPHGDGLQLSRDLGATYLELPSLNNFFVGRYFGSVLEYFMIQCLKQKAKERPDKRRGQRFNEPRPPHLDQPARLPPVRVEESSFSQDLQWLLERGVQFADVLFYAGDSGKELGWAHAAVLCAVSPYFRQLLAGRQAWERPVSRCACRDRDGPHSLLSTWDGALDDLPGTDGHLPGRLSRLVVKDPLLCLCLWETLMFVYRGSWEWEYLEEAIAEKLKNPLAVAQLMDRIRSFVGREKGARDTPTPRPQQGPHTLSNIFNSPLYSDVIFMVQGGVLPAHRAVLVARCDVMAAMFSGKYAEARSRVVPIHGVSSDTFLAFLEYLYTDTCCPASVLQAMAILVCAEMYQVKRLQHLCEVCVCAYLQRMPSRELASTSISVIRLLRRAKCHNADQLYVWLLHFIANNYLIFSHKPDFLELSETWNMQTTADYSGTTADYSETIADYSGTAWPFSTMGHGGQTCPVPSI; encoded by the exons AT GTCTATCCACATCGTGGCCCTGGGGAGTGAGTGTCCAGGAGGGGTGGGACCAGGAGAGGAACCCGCCGGCCCGGGGCAGTTACAGGGAGGGCTTCTGTGGAACTACCTAGGCCATGGGGCACGAGAACTtgaccccacctccaccactccgtCCAGACATTCCCTTAACCCGGCCTTTATGGAGTACCAGTCTAGAGTGTTTGGAGATGTGATAGTGATGGTGCGGGATTGCTCCAgttgg GACCTGTTGGACAGTGACTGGGCGAGCGTCCGGAATGTTCTGGAACAGGCCGATATCGTGGTCATTAAGTATTCCGTCAACGACAAGCTGGCCTTCCAGCAGGTGCGAAACGGCTATGCCCCACGGCTCCGTCCACTTCTGCGCCACTGGGGCATGCCCGTCATCCTGGTAGCGGTGGGGGCGCGGCTTAACG ATGACGGGCCCCCGTGCACGTGCCCTCTGTGTGCGTCTGATTGGACCAGCTGTGTTCCCCATGGTGATGGCCTTCAGCTGTCCCGGGACCTGGGGGCTACGTACCTGGAGCTGCCCTCACTCAACAACTTCTTCGTCGGTCGCTACTTTGGCAGCGTG CTCGAATACTTCATGATTCAGTGTCTGAAGCAGAAAGCTAAAGAGAGACCAGACAAGAGGCGGGGCCAAAGGTTTAATGAACCCCGCCCTCCCCACTTGGACCAACCAG CGCGTTTGCCCcccgtgagggtggaggagtccagTTTCTCCCAGGACCTGCAGTGGCTGCTGGAGCGCGGGGTGCAGTTCGCCGACGTGCTCTTCTACGCCGGCGACTCGGGGAAGGAGCTGGGCTGGGCCCACGCGGCCGTGCTCTGCGCCGTCAGCCCCTACTTCAGGCAGCTGCTGGCGGGCAGGCAGGCGTGGGAGAGGCCCGTGTCCCGCTGCGCCTGCCGCGACAGGGACGGCCCCCACTCCCTCCTCTCCACCTGGGACGGCGCCCTGGACGACCTGCCCGGGACGGACGGGCACCTGCCTGGCCGCCTGTCCAGGCTGGTGGTGAAGGACCCgctgctgtgtttgtgtctgtgggaGACGCTGATGTTTGTCTacagag GATCCTGGGAGTGGGAGTATCTGGAGGAGGCTATAGCTGAGAAACTGAAGAACCCTTTAGCTGTGGCCCAGCTGATGGACAGAATACGCTCGTTCGTGGGGAGGGAGAAG GGCGCCAGGGACACGCCCACTCCCCGCCCCCAGCAAGGTCCACACACCCTCAGCAACATCTTCAACTCCCCCCTCTACTCTGATGTCATCTTCATGGTGCAAG GGGGCGTTCTGCCTGCACACAGAGCCGTGCTCGTGGCCCGCTGTGATGTCATGGCCGCCATGTTCAGCGGGAAGTACGCGGAGGCCCGGAGCAGAGTGGTACCCATCCACGGAGTCTCCTCCGACACCTTCCTCGCGTTCCTAGAGTACCTCTACACTGACACCTGCTGCCCAG CCAGTGTGTTGCAGGCTATGGCCATACTGGTGTGTGCGGAGATGTACCAGGTGAAGCGTCTGCAGCACCTCTGtgaggtgtgcgtgtgcgcataCCTGCAGCGTATGCCCAGCCGTGAGCTGGCCTCCACCAGCATTAGTGTCATACGCCTACTGAGGAGAGCCAAG TGCCACAACGCTGACCAGCTATACGTCTGGCTGCTTCACTTCATCGCCAACAACTATCTCATCTTCAGTCACAAGCCGGACTTCCTGGAGTTATCAG AAACATGGAACATGCAAACTACAGCAGACTACAGTGGGACTACAGCGGACTACAGTGAGACTATAGCAGACTACAGTGGGACAGCGTGGCCCTTCTCTACAATGGGACACGGAGGGCAAACGTGCCCCGTGCCAAGTATTTAA
- the rfesd gene encoding Rieske domain-containing protein, translated as MTAHNSKEPVSELVQRRFHQHFMSKVCPYISSTPVGLLVLEADKVRLAGDGGSEEVIRVTALLGAAQITTAPPCKGPGSLISLCDRLWTHYCLLKVDPLFTMTTEETGGSVESFLVGKEKDLVQAKRTTITVGDRDILVIYHQGTFYAMDHHCYHAGGSLLNGDIEEIDSKLCIVCPKHKYKISLEEGEGLYKATNPREKTQPARWRSKGIKQRVHKVTEQDGDVFVTLSRIPGWIESDYYQTEKGREELKKTQDEDTATGSKC; from the exons GCCCATATATAAGCTCTACCCCAGTGGGGCTCCTTGTGTTGGAGGCAGATAAGGTCAGGCTGGCTGGAGATGGAGGATCTGAGGAGGTGATAAGAGTAACGGCTCTGTTAGGTGCAGCACAGATAACTACAGCACCACCATGCAAGGGCCCAGGTTCACTCATCTCCCTCTGCGACAGGCTGTGGACACATTACTGCCTACTTAAAG TCGACCCACTGTTCACCATGACCACAGAGGAAACTGGAGGGTCGGTTGAGTCCTTCTTGGTGGGGAAAGAGAAGGACCTGGTTCAGGCCAAACGAACCACCATCACAGTCGGTGACAGGGACATTCTGGTCATTTATCATCAAGGGACCTTCTACGCCATGGACCACCACTGTTACC ATGCAGGTGGATCTTTGTTAAATGGCGATATTGAG GAAATTGACAGCAAGCTGTGCATTGTGTGTCCCAAGCACAAGTACAAGATCAGCCTGGAAGAGGGTGAAGGCTTGTACAAGGCGACGAATCCCAGAGAGAAGACACAGCCTGCTCGCTGGCGTTCCAAAGGTATAAAGCAGAGAGTGCACAAGGTGACTGAGCAGGACGGGGACGTCTTTGTCACGCTGTCCAGAATCCCCGGGTGGATTGAGTCAGACTATTATCAGACTGAAAAGGGCAGAGAAGAGCTGAAGAAAACGCAGGATGAAGACACAGCTACTGGATCCAAATGCTGA
- the rhobtb3 gene encoding rho-related BTB domain-containing protein 3 isoform X3, translating to MSIHIVALGSECPGGVGPGEEPAGPGQLQGGLLWNYLGHGARELDPTSTTPSRHSLNPAFMEYQSRVFGDVIVMVRDCSSWDLLDSDWASVRNVLEQADIVVIKYSVNDKLAFQQVRNGYAPRLRPLLRHWGMPVILVAVGARLNDDGPPCTCPLCASDWTSCVPHGDGLQLSRDLGATYLELPSLNNFFVGRYFGSVLEYFMIQCLKQKAKERPDKRRGQRFNEPRPPHLDQPARLPPVRVEESSFSQDLQWLLERGVQFADVLFYAGDSGKELGWAHAAVLCAVSPYFRQLLAGRQAWERPVSRCACRDRDGPHSLLSTWDGALDDLPGTDGHLPGRLSRLVVKDPLLCLCLWETLMFVYRGSWEWEYLEEAIAEKLKNPLAVAQLMDRIRSFVGREKGARDTPTPRPQQGPHTLSNIFNSPLYSDVIFMVQGGVLPAHRAVLVARCDVMAAMFSGKYAEARSRVVPIHGVSSDTFLAFLEYLYTDTCCPASVLQAMAILVCAEMYQVKRLQHLCEVCVCAYLQRMPSRELASTSISVIRLLRRAKCHNADQLYVWLLHFIANNYLIFSHKPDFLELSEEEREQVEHLRWPSRGYLQELSEYQRRRRQLRKRRCSIM from the exons AT GTCTATCCACATCGTGGCCCTGGGGAGTGAGTGTCCAGGAGGGGTGGGACCAGGAGAGGAACCCGCCGGCCCGGGGCAGTTACAGGGAGGGCTTCTGTGGAACTACCTAGGCCATGGGGCACGAGAACTtgaccccacctccaccactccgtCCAGACATTCCCTTAACCCGGCCTTTATGGAGTACCAGTCTAGAGTGTTTGGAGATGTGATAGTGATGGTGCGGGATTGCTCCAgttgg GACCTGTTGGACAGTGACTGGGCGAGCGTCCGGAATGTTCTGGAACAGGCCGATATCGTGGTCATTAAGTATTCCGTCAACGACAAGCTGGCCTTCCAGCAGGTGCGAAACGGCTATGCCCCACGGCTCCGTCCACTTCTGCGCCACTGGGGCATGCCCGTCATCCTGGTAGCGGTGGGGGCGCGGCTTAACG ATGACGGGCCCCCGTGCACGTGCCCTCTGTGTGCGTCTGATTGGACCAGCTGTGTTCCCCATGGTGATGGCCTTCAGCTGTCCCGGGACCTGGGGGCTACGTACCTGGAGCTGCCCTCACTCAACAACTTCTTCGTCGGTCGCTACTTTGGCAGCGTG CTCGAATACTTCATGATTCAGTGTCTGAAGCAGAAAGCTAAAGAGAGACCAGACAAGAGGCGGGGCCAAAGGTTTAATGAACCCCGCCCTCCCCACTTGGACCAACCAG CGCGTTTGCCCcccgtgagggtggaggagtccagTTTCTCCCAGGACCTGCAGTGGCTGCTGGAGCGCGGGGTGCAGTTCGCCGACGTGCTCTTCTACGCCGGCGACTCGGGGAAGGAGCTGGGCTGGGCCCACGCGGCCGTGCTCTGCGCCGTCAGCCCCTACTTCAGGCAGCTGCTGGCGGGCAGGCAGGCGTGGGAGAGGCCCGTGTCCCGCTGCGCCTGCCGCGACAGGGACGGCCCCCACTCCCTCCTCTCCACCTGGGACGGCGCCCTGGACGACCTGCCCGGGACGGACGGGCACCTGCCTGGCCGCCTGTCCAGGCTGGTGGTGAAGGACCCgctgctgtgtttgtgtctgtgggaGACGCTGATGTTTGTCTacagag GATCCTGGGAGTGGGAGTATCTGGAGGAGGCTATAGCTGAGAAACTGAAGAACCCTTTAGCTGTGGCCCAGCTGATGGACAGAATACGCTCGTTCGTGGGGAGGGAGAAG GGCGCCAGGGACACGCCCACTCCCCGCCCCCAGCAAGGTCCACACACCCTCAGCAACATCTTCAACTCCCCCCTCTACTCTGATGTCATCTTCATGGTGCAAG GGGGCGTTCTGCCTGCACACAGAGCCGTGCTCGTGGCCCGCTGTGATGTCATGGCCGCCATGTTCAGCGGGAAGTACGCGGAGGCCCGGAGCAGAGTGGTACCCATCCACGGAGTCTCCTCCGACACCTTCCTCGCGTTCCTAGAGTACCTCTACACTGACACCTGCTGCCCAG CCAGTGTGTTGCAGGCTATGGCCATACTGGTGTGTGCGGAGATGTACCAGGTGAAGCGTCTGCAGCACCTCTGtgaggtgtgcgtgtgcgcataCCTGCAGCGTATGCCCAGCCGTGAGCTGGCCTCCACCAGCATTAGTGTCATACGCCTACTGAGGAGAGCCAAG TGCCACAACGCTGACCAGCTATACGTCTGGCTGCTTCACTTCATCGCCAACAACTATCTCATCTTCAGTCACAAGCCGGACTTCCTGGAGTTATCAG AAGAGGAGCGGGAGCAGGTGGAACACCTGCGCTGGCCGTCGCGGGGATACCTGCAGGAGCTGAGCGAGTACCAGCGTCGTCGACGGCAACTGCGCAAGCGTCGGTGCAGCATCATGTGA
- the rhobtb3 gene encoding rho-related BTB domain-containing protein 3 isoform X1, protein MSIHIVALGSECPGGVGPGEEPAGPGQLQGGLLWNYLGHGARELDPTSTTPSRHSLNPAFMEYQSRVFGDVIVMVRDCSSWDLLDSDWASVRNVLEQADIVVIKYSVNDKLAFQQVRNGYAPRLRPLLRHWGMPVILVAVGARLNDDGPPCTCPLCASDWTSCVPHGDGLQLSRDLGATYLELPSLNNFFVGRYFGSVLEYFMIQCLKQKAKERPDKRRGQRFNEPRPPHLDQPARLPPVRVEESSFSQDLQWLLERGVQFADVLFYAGDSGKELGWAHAAVLCAVSPYFRQLLAGRQAWERPVSRCACRDRDGPHSLLSTWDGALDDLPGTDGHLPGRLSRLVVKDPLLCLCLWETLMFVYRGSWEWEYLEEAIAEKLKNPLAVAQLMDRIRSFVGREKGARDTPTPRPQQGPHTLSNIFNSPLYSDVIFMVQGGVLPAHRAVLVARCDVMAAMFSGKYAEARSRVVPIHGVSSDTFLAFLEYLYTDTCCPASVLQAMAILVCAEMYQVKRLQHLCEVCVCAYLQRMPSRELASTSISVIRLLRRAKCHNADQLYVWLLHFIANNYLIFSHKPDFLELSGGLSGDHLEGDASSSLEQTQCYCSTLKHLTRCPPLPPNSCYSTHISRCSLGRNLWGGGGGGQEISNTVPTAGTPAGGRHRTSRQCLHLQLLPLITDLKLFH, encoded by the exons AT GTCTATCCACATCGTGGCCCTGGGGAGTGAGTGTCCAGGAGGGGTGGGACCAGGAGAGGAACCCGCCGGCCCGGGGCAGTTACAGGGAGGGCTTCTGTGGAACTACCTAGGCCATGGGGCACGAGAACTtgaccccacctccaccactccgtCCAGACATTCCCTTAACCCGGCCTTTATGGAGTACCAGTCTAGAGTGTTTGGAGATGTGATAGTGATGGTGCGGGATTGCTCCAgttgg GACCTGTTGGACAGTGACTGGGCGAGCGTCCGGAATGTTCTGGAACAGGCCGATATCGTGGTCATTAAGTATTCCGTCAACGACAAGCTGGCCTTCCAGCAGGTGCGAAACGGCTATGCCCCACGGCTCCGTCCACTTCTGCGCCACTGGGGCATGCCCGTCATCCTGGTAGCGGTGGGGGCGCGGCTTAACG ATGACGGGCCCCCGTGCACGTGCCCTCTGTGTGCGTCTGATTGGACCAGCTGTGTTCCCCATGGTGATGGCCTTCAGCTGTCCCGGGACCTGGGGGCTACGTACCTGGAGCTGCCCTCACTCAACAACTTCTTCGTCGGTCGCTACTTTGGCAGCGTG CTCGAATACTTCATGATTCAGTGTCTGAAGCAGAAAGCTAAAGAGAGACCAGACAAGAGGCGGGGCCAAAGGTTTAATGAACCCCGCCCTCCCCACTTGGACCAACCAG CGCGTTTGCCCcccgtgagggtggaggagtccagTTTCTCCCAGGACCTGCAGTGGCTGCTGGAGCGCGGGGTGCAGTTCGCCGACGTGCTCTTCTACGCCGGCGACTCGGGGAAGGAGCTGGGCTGGGCCCACGCGGCCGTGCTCTGCGCCGTCAGCCCCTACTTCAGGCAGCTGCTGGCGGGCAGGCAGGCGTGGGAGAGGCCCGTGTCCCGCTGCGCCTGCCGCGACAGGGACGGCCCCCACTCCCTCCTCTCCACCTGGGACGGCGCCCTGGACGACCTGCCCGGGACGGACGGGCACCTGCCTGGCCGCCTGTCCAGGCTGGTGGTGAAGGACCCgctgctgtgtttgtgtctgtgggaGACGCTGATGTTTGTCTacagag GATCCTGGGAGTGGGAGTATCTGGAGGAGGCTATAGCTGAGAAACTGAAGAACCCTTTAGCTGTGGCCCAGCTGATGGACAGAATACGCTCGTTCGTGGGGAGGGAGAAG GGCGCCAGGGACACGCCCACTCCCCGCCCCCAGCAAGGTCCACACACCCTCAGCAACATCTTCAACTCCCCCCTCTACTCTGATGTCATCTTCATGGTGCAAG GGGGCGTTCTGCCTGCACACAGAGCCGTGCTCGTGGCCCGCTGTGATGTCATGGCCGCCATGTTCAGCGGGAAGTACGCGGAGGCCCGGAGCAGAGTGGTACCCATCCACGGAGTCTCCTCCGACACCTTCCTCGCGTTCCTAGAGTACCTCTACACTGACACCTGCTGCCCAG CCAGTGTGTTGCAGGCTATGGCCATACTGGTGTGTGCGGAGATGTACCAGGTGAAGCGTCTGCAGCACCTCTGtgaggtgtgcgtgtgcgcataCCTGCAGCGTATGCCCAGCCGTGAGCTGGCCTCCACCAGCATTAGTGTCATACGCCTACTGAGGAGAGCCAAG TGCCACAACGCTGACCAGCTATACGTCTGGCTGCTTCACTTCATCGCCAACAACTATCTCATCTTCAGTCACAAGCCGGACTTCCTGGAGTTATCAGGTGGGTTATCGGGTGACCATCTGGAAGGAGACGCTTCCTCTTCATTAGAGCAAACGCAGTGCTATTGTTCAACCCTGAAACACCTGACCAGGTGTCCCCCTTTGCCACCCAACAGCTGCTACAGTACACATATCAGCAGATGCTCATTAGGACGAaacctttggggggggggggggggggggcaggagattTCTAACACAGTTCCGACTGCAGGAACTCCTGCTGGGGGGAGACACAGAACCTCAAGACAATGTCTCCATCTTCAGCTATTGCCTCTTATTACAGATCTCAAGCTGTTCCACtag